In Nocardioides sp. W7, the genomic stretch CCTGGAGGCGCTGACGGCGTACACCCTCGGGTCGGCGTACGCCTCGCACCAGGAGCACGACCGCGGCACGGTCGCCGTCGGCAAGCGGGCCGACCTCGTGGTGCTCTCCGACGACCCGGCGAGCGTCGACCCGGCCACGATCCGCGACCTCGAGGTGCTCGGCACGGTGCTGGGCGGAGAGGTGGTGCACGGTGCCTGGTGACGGGCGGCTGGTCTCGGCCGCGACCCTGTCTGACCCCGAGCTCGAGGCGGTTCGCGCGATCTACGAGGCGGCGTTCCCCGAGGAGCTGACGGTGCCGTTCGCCGACCTGCTCATCGACCGGCTGCTCGTGCGCGTCGAGGACGACGGCCCGAGCGGGTTCGCGCTGGTGCGCGACCTGGGCCCGACCGGGTGGACGTTCCTGCGCTACTACGCCGTCGGCCGCCGCGGACGCGGCATCGGGTCGCTGATGTGGGCGGACCTGACCGCACTGCTCGCCGCCGAGGGCCGCACCCGCCTGGTCTGGGACGTCGAGGACCCCGACGAGCCGGGGCTCCCCGACCACGCCGTCGAGGAGCACCGGCGCCGGATCGCCTTCTACGAACGGCTCGGCGGCCGGCTGCTCCCGGTCCGGGAGTACTTCCCACCCCACGACGACGGGCACGCGCCGGCGCTGCGGCTGATGGACCGGCCGCTGCGGCCCGGCGTACC encodes the following:
- a CDS encoding GNAT family N-acetyltransferase; the protein is MPGDGRLVSAATLSDPELEAVRAIYEAAFPEELTVPFADLLIDRLLVRVEDDGPSGFALVRDLGPTGWTFLRYYAVGRRGRGIGSLMWADLTALLAAEGRTRLVWDVEDPDEPGLPDHAVEEHRRRIAFYERLGGRLLPVREYFPPHDDGHAPALRLMDRPLRPGVPEEALRELVEGVYERRYGVPADSPVVRRTLVASNLL